Proteins co-encoded in one Leptospira dzoumogneensis genomic window:
- a CDS encoding MFS transporter, producing the protein MESVASLPKTKIVRHELFLILLLASIQFTNIMDFMIMFPLQDYFLKQFQIDTAMFSLVLSSYSFAAAIAALIGANFIDRFNRKSAAIFLYVGFLIGTALCAVANTYSFLLLARVIAGIFGGMVSGVILSIIGDVFPIEKRGKAMGGVMGAFSAASVLGVPSGIRIAMTSGWNYTFAFIVVLGLPILVLAILYLPSLPSKLEKQKVADFSQLISVLSKRDHLVALAFFMSVILGGFTVVTSIAVFMERNMGFSKTQVSHIYEIGGICTFVSSWIVGFLSDKFGKHKVFLILVLLALFPILAITHLPKDLPVYMALGVTTVFMVLVSGRVIPSMAMLTSAIRPEVRGSFMSVNSSLQSVATGIGALLAGAILIQLPNGTFERFDIVGYFAVGFNLLALYLSRKVKIVS; encoded by the coding sequence ATGGAATCCGTAGCTTCACTTCCTAAAACAAAAATAGTTCGTCATGAATTGTTCCTGATCCTGCTTCTTGCTAGCATCCAATTCACGAATATCATGGATTTTATGATCATGTTCCCGCTTCAGGATTATTTTTTGAAGCAGTTCCAGATCGATACTGCGATGTTTTCCTTAGTTCTTTCTTCTTATTCTTTTGCCGCTGCGATTGCTGCTTTGATCGGAGCGAACTTTATAGATCGTTTTAATCGTAAGTCTGCCGCTATCTTTTTATATGTAGGATTTTTGATAGGAACTGCGCTTTGTGCGGTCGCTAATACGTATTCATTTCTTCTTTTAGCTAGGGTCATTGCAGGAATTTTCGGAGGAATGGTCAGCGGGGTTATCCTTTCTATCATTGGTGATGTTTTCCCGATAGAGAAGAGAGGGAAGGCGATGGGAGGAGTGATGGGCGCATTCTCCGCTGCTTCCGTTTTGGGAGTTCCTTCCGGCATCCGAATCGCGATGACCTCCGGTTGGAATTATACATTTGCTTTTATCGTGGTTTTAGGCCTTCCGATCCTGGTTCTTGCTATCTTATATTTGCCTAGCCTTCCTTCTAAATTGGAAAAGCAGAAGGTAGCGGATTTCAGTCAGCTTATCAGTGTGCTTTCTAAGAGGGATCACTTGGTGGCTCTGGCGTTTTTTATGAGCGTGATCTTGGGAGGATTTACTGTCGTAACTTCGATAGCTGTCTTCATGGAAAGGAATATGGGTTTCTCCAAGACCCAGGTTTCTCATATCTACGAGATCGGAGGGATTTGTACTTTTGTTTCTTCCTGGATCGTAGGGTTCCTGTCGGATAAGTTCGGGAAACATAAGGTTTTTCTGATCCTAGTTCTTCTCGCCCTATTTCCCATTCTTGCGATTACTCATTTGCCTAAGGATCTACCGGTGTATATGGCCCTCGGAGTTACGACAGTTTTCATGGTCCTAGTATCCGGTCGGGTAATTCCATCTATGGCGATGCTAACTTCTGCTATTCGACCTGAGGTCAGAGGAAGTTTTATGTCTGTGAATTCAAGCTTGCAGAGTGTTGCCACAGGTATCGGAGCACTTCTCGCGGGAGCGATCTTGATCCAATTGCCGAATGGAACTTTCGAAAGATTTGATATAGTAGGCTATTTCGCTGTCGGTTTTAATCTTCTCGCTCTCTATCTATCCAGAAAGGTGAAAATAGTTTCCTAA
- a CDS encoding GGDEF domain-containing protein, with protein MKLKRYLSEDFSYSRSGEIRKLRTLDNDKSVRILSVFALFISGILLTQNILSPGTPSGGQLQFLYGLSFGSSALFSGLMLAALTLKDIKGKKLSYFAMIGYVGILTFTTTFATLVDQYHTSDYSAFCFGLLMLPLFLRASFATYLAIVSINVLFFSLGYSYMIEKELSSSVVTPIIAFSIASMGAAINVEGTRLKSNLLQLQLEESNKNLKELSHKDSLTGLFNRRHLMESLSTLLAASKRYDFPLSILLLDLDHFKKANDSLGHQVGDKLLAAIGRLLSGLVRDCDVAARYGGEEFCVVLSNTNIEGAKFVAERIRARIETETFEEIPWTITVSIGVASREGDETPEDFLKASDKKLYESKAAGRNRVSA; from the coding sequence ATGAAACTCAAAAGATATCTTTCGGAAGACTTTTCTTATTCAAGATCCGGAGAGATCCGAAAACTTCGGACCCTAGACAATGACAAATCCGTCAGAATTCTAAGCGTTTTCGCGTTGTTTATCTCCGGTATTCTTCTCACTCAGAATATACTTTCTCCGGGAACTCCGAGCGGTGGACAGCTGCAATTCCTATACGGTTTGAGTTTCGGAAGTTCCGCTTTATTTTCAGGTTTGATGCTCGCGGCCCTCACATTGAAGGACATAAAAGGTAAAAAACTTTCTTACTTTGCCATGATAGGTTATGTGGGGATACTCACATTCACCACTACTTTTGCCACTTTGGTGGATCAATACCATACTTCCGATTATTCCGCTTTCTGTTTCGGATTACTTATGCTGCCTCTATTTCTAAGAGCAAGTTTTGCGACTTATCTTGCCATCGTTTCCATAAACGTCCTTTTCTTTTCATTAGGTTATTCTTATATGATAGAAAAAGAGCTCAGTTCTTCCGTAGTAACTCCCATCATCGCCTTCTCCATTGCAAGTATGGGAGCCGCGATCAACGTAGAAGGTACTAGACTAAAAAGTAACCTTCTACAATTACAATTGGAGGAATCCAATAAGAACCTAAAAGAGTTATCTCATAAAGATTCATTAACAGGGCTTTTCAATAGAAGACATTTAATGGAATCCTTAAGCACTCTTTTAGCCGCGTCCAAAAGATATGATTTTCCATTATCGATACTTCTACTCGATCTAGACCATTTCAAAAAGGCAAACGATTCCTTGGGACACCAAGTAGGAGACAAACTACTTGCAGCGATAGGAAGATTATTGTCCGGGCTGGTGAGGGACTGCGACGTAGCAGCTCGTTATGGTGGGGAGGAATTCTGTGTAGTACTTTCCAATACGAATATAGAAGGCGCAAAATTCGTGGCGGAAAGGATCAGAGCCAGAATTGAGACCGAAACCTTCGAAGAAATTCCTTGGACAATTACCGTGAGCATAGGTGTAGCTTCAAGAGAAGGTGATGAAACTCCGGAGGACTTTCTAAAAGCTTCCGATAAGAAGTTATACGAATCAAAGGCCGCCGGAAGGAACAGAGTCTCCGCTTAA
- a CDS encoding sodium:solute symporter family protein, whose translation MLGLFVILYIFVTILIGAFASRYVNSSQDYVLAGRRLPLVLASSALFATWFGSETLMGASSKFVDGGILAVIEDPFGAALCLFLVGIFFAKPLYRMNILTFGDLYKNRFGRKVEFLSALFMIPSYFGWIAAQLVAMGIVIHSLFGFDIYVGILLASVVVLIYTYIGGMWAISITDFLQTILIIVGLLVLVWDLQDKAGGFETVIATAKPGFFSFFPPLETEAVLAYIAAWMTIGLGSIPQQDIFQRVMSSKSEKVAVYSSFLGGGMYLTVAFLPLLAGYFARRVYPEIAAGDNQMILPHVVLVHSTLFIQILFFGALLSAILSTASGAILAPASVLGENLIRPTLKNPSEKLLLRVMRSSVLIVTIVSTGMALSETNIYQLVADSSSISLVSLFVPLVAAIFWKEANATGAVYAMFSGMIVWLGLKFFGPEWLPPTIPALGVSFLGQYLGRYIKISLFESEPELSGDSVPSGGL comes from the coding sequence TTGCTCGGCCTTTTCGTAATTCTATATATCTTTGTTACCATTCTGATCGGGGCATTTGCCTCTAGATATGTCAATAGTTCCCAAGACTACGTGTTAGCAGGAAGAAGACTTCCACTTGTACTCGCATCTTCCGCTTTATTTGCCACTTGGTTCGGTTCGGAAACTTTGATGGGAGCCTCTTCCAAGTTTGTGGATGGCGGGATCTTAGCCGTGATAGAAGATCCTTTCGGAGCAGCACTTTGTCTTTTCTTGGTCGGGATATTCTTCGCTAAGCCGTTGTATAGGATGAATATTCTCACCTTCGGTGACTTATACAAAAATCGTTTTGGCCGCAAGGTGGAATTTCTTTCCGCATTATTTATGATCCCTTCTTATTTCGGCTGGATCGCGGCTCAATTAGTCGCGATGGGAATTGTGATCCATTCTTTATTCGGATTCGATATATACGTGGGAATACTTTTGGCATCCGTTGTCGTATTGATCTACACATATATCGGAGGAATGTGGGCGATCTCTATTACTGATTTTTTACAGACTATATTGATCATAGTAGGGCTTTTAGTTTTGGTGTGGGATCTGCAAGATAAGGCGGGAGGATTTGAAACAGTTATCGCAACTGCGAAGCCTGGATTTTTCTCCTTCTTCCCTCCATTAGAAACGGAAGCGGTCCTTGCATATATTGCAGCCTGGATGACGATAGGATTGGGTTCTATCCCTCAGCAGGATATTTTCCAAAGAGTGATGTCTTCTAAATCCGAAAAGGTTGCAGTATATTCTTCCTTTTTGGGAGGGGGAATGTATCTGACTGTTGCATTTCTTCCTTTGCTCGCAGGATATTTTGCCAGAAGAGTGTATCCTGAGATCGCAGCCGGAGACAATCAGATGATACTCCCTCATGTAGTATTAGTACATTCTACTTTATTTATACAGATCTTATTTTTCGGTGCTTTACTTTCCGCGATCTTAAGTACTGCCTCCGGAGCAATTTTGGCCCCTGCTTCCGTTTTGGGGGAGAATTTGATCCGTCCTACTTTGAAAAATCCTTCCGAAAAATTGTTATTGAGAGTGATGCGTTCTTCCGTATTGATCGTGACAATCGTTTCTACAGGAATGGCATTGAGTGAGACGAATATTTATCAGTTGGTCGCCGATTCTTCTTCCATTAGTTTAGTTTCTCTTTTTGTTCCTTTGGTGGCCGCTATTTTCTGGAAAGAGGCAAATGCAACCGGTGCGGTTTATGCTATGTTCTCCGGGATGATCGTTTGGTTAGGCTTGAAATTTTTCGGACCGGAATGGTTACCGCCTACGATCCCCGCTCTGGGAGTGAGTTTTCTGGGGCAATATTTAGGAAGATATATTAAAATTTCTTTATTTGAATCCGAGCCTGAATTAAGCGGAGACTCTGTTCCTTCCGGCGGCCTTTGA
- a CDS encoding trifunctional serine/threonine-protein kinase/ATP-binding protein/SpoIIE family protein phosphatase — protein MSTDRVPYELGELLYEDSFSQTYRGKFGRTREPKIIRVQRPEGKETSSVYFLNEFELGKLVSDPGILKPEDMFENSDGICLVYENIPSKLLHQSLAGSISLETFLEIALAITENLAKLHSFGIVHNQISPRAFFYNPDTGETKLAWLGGASLLLSEKGSYAPLRYTFDILPYCSPENTGRLNRPVDFRSDAYSLGALFYKMISGTPPFETEDPLEMVHYHIARSPVSLVKRREDVPSAISTLVDKLLSKMPEERYFSLENLIHDLKSIKDSLKSKRKLSEFVPGVYERKVGFRDSPRIYDRDRERKEIESGIVNVTNGRRSAVFIGGKSGTGKTALVEDAITYLDIYSVVLLRGKFEEDKKEIPYYAFRQIMDDLLRRILQKKEEEIILLKNFIKETLGDNIEILTQFLPDLGKTLGIEIPVKTNKRQKDEKILFAVALRFLTLCFDRKNPAIILVDDLQWADSASIALLEFILSSEDWEGLLFVLTSRSEDADFFPNVNVKQGSPGLDLREIRLTPLNEHSVFKYVSDSIHVSAEDANRLAEVLVSKTGGNPLFLHQFLRSLYEEGCLSFDPKTAYHRVDWDMLLQRTVTDNVLDLFLDKVGKLPDETLEVLRVGACIGAKFDLKDMYDFFKTRPGVLSRGIREAIREGIVFYRESGNMLFPALQYISQRKIEESGMYSSLSNVQFHFSHDRMIQSILDATDSAEKARIHNTLAKLLIEREKSSGGSEQILDIANHLLRSRELYTNGQENEDFFHYTILAGNSAKSGAAYESSYSFFSLLASQLKDSYWQKDRKNAIHILKSLAESAYYLSRREEAEKIVSDLLSKLNSPSEKADVYLMQLEVMNVYNDLDSASKIGIKALQSLGIGFKEKPGILAVLGEVLKMVFYSRGRSPEKLVNAKDSKDPYKTEALNILVNLLNYGKHMDMKVMAYIYLKLINLTLKEGNAPFSFFGYAGFGSILLSINGNFQQSMRYWTLAEKILKKFKSDELYGRFVFGRTILLDYFMYPFRSIVDYTEEAFHKCMQYGDYLWAAFALFSQNTNQLYSAENSISYREKIKENLERGSKLNYDILMILLHSSDSYLDRLEGKSTETIRYKDNLYADQEFESKVLGSAGNGTANSWYATLFGSIAYLSGYYLEAERIFKKYHPDLEKSRIMFIYSEYRFYRSLGLLKLRKKKLKITEKFFFRYSLYLFKLWSRIYPPSFQLFYFVLAGLYEDYAGRNENASKYFDMAVQQVESEPNDFRKAVVYQHVAEWSITQGRTSYGKFLMQNAVRLYGSWGAKSIVNLLRDEYGELLRPQGTPKRSVEKILADSMLSTSFSLDLRTVLKASQSISGVIELGELLRQLIRTIMENAAATRGFLILPQNKELFLMAGSDIEEPGFLPKPISLDEAGHLLPLEVVYFCFRSGQKVLISDAAKDSFYSVNPYIKRSKPKSLLCMPITKQGRTLCVLYLENRLTAGIFDEHRLEILEILSAQAAISLENAKLYEDITRMNSELERKVNERTEELARSLSIIRKDMLYSQKIQRSILPELKSIPGMRYSVNYLPMDEVGGDFYDICRLSNGRYRFFLADATGHGVQAALVTMAIKGEYESLKSSLEKPGEILSGLNNSILNKYKTLYFTGAICDVDLSEKKVYFASAGHISQFLVRSYQTEEMPKTGAILGFVKDYPYRTEEYKIESGARIFLFSDGIYEQFDEDKLEYGEERFLHSIRANAQFEPQIQAERILSDLQNFISKSSIQDDITLLILDID, from the coding sequence TTGTCCACAGACAGAGTTCCTTATGAATTAGGGGAGTTGCTGTACGAGGACAGTTTTTCCCAAACATATAGAGGAAAATTCGGCAGGACCAGAGAGCCCAAGATCATTCGAGTACAAAGACCGGAGGGGAAGGAAACCTCTTCGGTGTATTTTCTGAATGAATTCGAATTGGGTAAACTGGTCAGTGATCCTGGCATTCTCAAACCGGAAGACATGTTCGAAAATTCGGACGGTATCTGTTTGGTGTATGAAAATATCCCTTCTAAACTTCTGCACCAAAGTTTAGCGGGATCAATTTCTCTAGAAACTTTTTTAGAGATAGCATTAGCGATCACGGAAAATCTCGCAAAATTACATTCTTTCGGGATCGTTCATAATCAAATTTCTCCAAGAGCTTTTTTCTATAATCCGGATACTGGAGAGACAAAGCTTGCCTGGTTAGGCGGAGCTTCTCTTCTTCTTTCCGAGAAAGGAAGTTATGCGCCTCTTAGATATACATTCGATATTTTACCTTATTGTTCTCCCGAAAATACCGGGAGGCTGAATCGTCCTGTCGATTTTAGATCCGACGCATATTCTTTAGGCGCATTATTCTATAAAATGATCTCCGGGACCCCTCCGTTTGAGACGGAAGATCCTTTGGAGATGGTCCATTATCATATCGCAAGATCTCCTGTCTCTTTAGTAAAGAGGAGAGAAGATGTTCCTAGTGCGATCTCTACTTTGGTGGACAAATTACTCTCTAAGATGCCGGAAGAAAGATATTTCTCTTTGGAAAATCTGATACATGATCTAAAGAGTATTAAAGATTCTTTAAAGTCCAAACGTAAATTATCCGAGTTTGTTCCTGGTGTTTACGAAAGAAAAGTAGGTTTTAGGGATTCGCCTCGTATCTACGATAGGGACAGGGAAAGAAAAGAGATCGAATCCGGGATAGTGAACGTAACTAACGGAAGAAGGTCCGCTGTATTCATCGGAGGCAAATCCGGTACCGGTAAAACGGCTCTAGTAGAAGATGCGATCACTTATTTGGATATATACTCCGTAGTTCTATTGCGGGGAAAATTCGAAGAAGACAAGAAGGAGATCCCTTATTATGCATTTCGCCAGATCATGGATGATCTTTTAAGAAGGATACTTCAGAAAAAAGAAGAAGAGATCATTCTACTTAAGAATTTTATAAAGGAAACTCTAGGGGACAATATAGAGATCCTAACACAATTCCTGCCGGATCTGGGAAAAACTTTAGGAATAGAAATACCTGTAAAAACAAATAAGAGGCAGAAGGACGAAAAGATCCTATTTGCGGTCGCCCTTAGGTTCTTAACTCTTTGTTTTGATCGAAAAAACCCTGCGATCATTCTAGTGGATGATCTGCAATGGGCGGATTCCGCTTCTATTGCATTGCTCGAATTCATATTGAGCAGCGAGGATTGGGAAGGGTTATTATTCGTTCTTACCAGTCGTTCTGAAGATGCGGATTTCTTTCCGAATGTGAATGTAAAACAAGGCTCTCCAGGCTTGGATCTAAGAGAGATACGCCTTACTCCTCTAAATGAGCACAGCGTTTTTAAATACGTATCCGATAGTATCCATGTTTCTGCAGAAGATGCGAATAGGCTCGCAGAAGTTCTGGTCTCTAAAACGGGGGGAAATCCTTTATTTTTGCATCAATTCCTGAGATCCTTATATGAAGAGGGATGTCTGAGTTTCGATCCGAAAACTGCTTATCATAGAGTAGACTGGGATATGCTTTTACAGAGAACGGTTACGGATAACGTTCTGGATCTGTTCTTGGATAAGGTGGGAAAACTTCCGGATGAAACTCTGGAGGTTTTGAGAGTAGGGGCCTGTATCGGTGCAAAATTCGATCTAAAAGATATGTACGATTTTTTCAAGACAAGGCCCGGGGTTTTGTCTAGAGGAATTCGAGAGGCAATTAGAGAAGGGATCGTATTTTACAGAGAATCCGGAAATATGTTATTCCCGGCCCTTCAGTATATTTCTCAAAGAAAGATAGAAGAATCCGGAATGTATTCTTCTCTTTCGAATGTGCAGTTCCATTTTTCTCATGATAGAATGATCCAAAGTATTTTGGACGCAACTGACTCTGCGGAAAAAGCAAGGATCCATAATACACTTGCAAAATTACTAATAGAACGCGAAAAATCCTCAGGTGGATCCGAACAGATCCTAGATATCGCAAATCATCTGCTGCGCTCCAGGGAATTGTACACGAATGGGCAGGAGAATGAGGACTTCTTCCATTATACGATACTCGCGGGGAACTCCGCAAAATCAGGTGCTGCTTACGAATCTTCTTATTCTTTTTTCAGTTTACTTGCTTCTCAGCTTAAAGACTCTTATTGGCAGAAAGATAGAAAGAATGCGATCCATATCTTAAAGTCACTCGCTGAATCAGCATATTATTTATCCAGAAGAGAAGAAGCGGAGAAGATAGTATCCGATCTACTTTCCAAACTCAATAGCCCGTCCGAAAAAGCGGATGTTTATCTGATGCAATTAGAAGTGATGAACGTCTATAACGATCTGGATTCCGCATCCAAGATCGGGATCAAGGCATTACAATCTCTTGGAATAGGTTTTAAGGAGAAGCCGGGGATTTTGGCAGTACTTGGTGAAGTGCTGAAGATGGTCTTTTACAGCAGAGGAAGATCTCCCGAAAAATTAGTAAATGCAAAGGATAGTAAAGATCCGTATAAAACGGAAGCTTTAAACATCTTAGTCAACCTTCTAAACTATGGAAAACATATGGATATGAAGGTGATGGCTTATATTTATTTAAAGCTGATCAATCTTACTTTAAAAGAAGGAAACGCTCCATTTAGTTTTTTCGGTTACGCAGGATTCGGCTCCATTCTTCTTTCCATCAATGGGAATTTTCAGCAGTCCATGAGATATTGGACTTTGGCGGAAAAAATATTAAAAAAATTCAAATCAGATGAACTCTATGGAAGATTCGTCTTCGGCCGGACAATTCTTCTGGATTATTTTATGTATCCTTTCCGTTCCATAGTGGATTATACGGAAGAAGCATTTCATAAATGTATGCAGTATGGAGATTATCTATGGGCCGCGTTTGCACTTTTCTCCCAAAATACGAACCAGTTATACTCCGCAGAAAATTCAATTTCCTATAGAGAGAAGATCAAAGAAAATTTAGAAAGAGGTTCTAAACTAAATTACGATATTCTGATGATCCTTTTGCATTCTTCCGATTCTTATCTGGACCGTTTAGAAGGAAAATCTACTGAAACTATACGATATAAGGACAATTTATACGCCGACCAGGAATTCGAGTCTAAGGTTTTGGGATCTGCAGGAAATGGAACCGCTAATTCTTGGTATGCTACTTTATTCGGGTCTATCGCTTATTTATCCGGTTATTATTTAGAAGCGGAGAGAATTTTCAAAAAGTATCATCCGGATCTGGAAAAATCCAGGATCATGTTCATCTATTCCGAATATAGATTTTATAGATCTTTAGGACTTTTGAAATTACGTAAGAAGAAGTTAAAGATAACCGAAAAGTTTTTCTTTAGATATTCTTTATATTTATTTAAACTTTGGTCAAGGATCTATCCGCCTAGTTTCCAATTATTCTATTTTGTATTGGCAGGGCTTTACGAAGATTACGCAGGAAGAAATGAGAACGCATCCAAATACTTTGATATGGCGGTGCAGCAAGTCGAGTCAGAACCGAACGATTTTAGAAAAGCGGTCGTATACCAACACGTAGCAGAATGGAGTATAACGCAGGGTAGGACCTCCTACGGAAAATTTTTAATGCAGAATGCGGTTAGACTTTATGGATCTTGGGGAGCCAAATCCATCGTGAACTTACTCAGGGATGAGTACGGAGAATTGCTTCGCCCTCAGGGGACACCAAAACGTTCTGTGGAAAAAATTCTGGCGGATTCTATGCTTTCCACATCTTTTAGCCTGGATTTAAGGACAGTGCTAAAGGCTTCTCAAAGTATTTCGGGAGTGATCGAGTTAGGGGAATTATTACGACAACTGATCCGGACTATCATGGAGAATGCTGCGGCCACCAGAGGTTTCTTAATTCTTCCTCAAAACAAAGAGTTATTTTTGATGGCAGGCTCGGATATAGAAGAGCCTGGATTTTTGCCTAAACCGATCTCCTTGGACGAAGCAGGACATCTTCTTCCATTAGAAGTAGTATATTTCTGTTTTCGTTCCGGACAGAAGGTTTTGATCTCAGATGCAGCGAAGGATTCTTTTTATTCGGTGAATCCTTATATTAAAAGAAGTAAACCTAAGTCTTTGTTATGTATGCCGATCACAAAACAAGGAAGAACATTATGCGTCCTTTATTTAGAAAATCGACTTACTGCCGGGATCTTCGACGAACATAGATTGGAGATCCTGGAGATACTTTCCGCTCAGGCCGCAATTTCATTAGAGAATGCGAAATTGTATGAAGATATTACCCGTATGAATTCGGAGCTGGAAAGAAAAGTAAATGAACGGACTGAAGAACTAGCCAGATCTCTTTCCATTATCCGAAAGGACATGTTGTATTCCCAGAAGATCCAGAGAAGTATTCTTCCGGAACTAAAAAGTATTCCCGGCATGAGATATTCCGTTAATTATCTTCCAATGGATGAGGTAGGAGGGGACTTCTACGATATATGCAGATTAAGCAATGGGAGATATAGATTTTTCTTAGCGGATGCGACAGGTCACGGAGTCCAAGCGGCGCTGGTTACGATGGCAATCAAGGGAGAATACGAAAGTTTAAAATCCTCTTTGGAAAAGCCGGGAGAAATACTTTCCGGTTTAAATAATTCCATTTTAAATAAATACAAAACACTCTATTTTACCGGAGCGATCTGCGATGTAGATCTTTCGGAGAAAAAAGTATATTTTGCATCCGCAGGTCATATCTCACAATTTTTAGTACGTTCTTATCAAACGGAAGAAATGCCTAAGACGGGAGCTATCTTAGGGTTTGTAAAAGATTATCCTTATAGAACCGAAGAATATAAAATAGAATCCGGAGCCAGGATCTTTCTTTTTTCGGACGGGATTTATGAGCAGTTCGATGAGGACAAATTAGAATACGGAGAGGAAAGATTTTTGCATTCCATTCGAGCCAATGCTCAATTCGAACCTCAGATCCAGGCAGAACGGATACTCTCCGATCTCCAAAATTTTATTTCTAAAAGTTCTATCCAAGATGATATTACTCTTTTGATCTTGGACATAGATTGA
- a CDS encoding oxygenase MpaB family protein, whose translation MNSNELRALRKETDPLADEIVTKYFTESAFDREKTMLFFDALSRNSDPIPAGLPDYLEKYFYETEDLPSWADKNKIAKGEQLFTIYGPQILMMLCVKSLPMAYSCGDGAQVLYKTGRLIEQNGVIDGVNRRLMETTQFVISVAQENGLGPQGKGIRTAQKVRLMHASIRYFLSKGKDWDPAWGQPINQEDMAGTLQSFSSLVIEGLGQSSLKLSQEEKDAYIHLWRVVGYFIGVKPELCPEGYDTAHSLGESIFNDQQKPSDAGKILAKSLLDFMEYMLPGNLFDNLPLFFLQTYMGQKTSEVLGLGWPPRNPLGYFMERIFKDIDSHVDDDEGFGKLVAYFASKLLFSMDHFYYGGKKARFWIPPSLRENWRL comes from the coding sequence ATGAATTCGAATGAGTTACGCGCATTACGAAAAGAAACTGATCCATTGGCGGACGAAATAGTCACAAAATATTTTACTGAATCCGCTTTTGATAGAGAAAAGACGATGCTCTTTTTTGACGCGCTTTCTAGGAACTCGGATCCAATTCCTGCAGGCTTACCGGACTATCTTGAAAAATATTTTTATGAAACGGAAGATCTTCCTTCTTGGGCGGATAAAAATAAGATCGCAAAAGGAGAGCAGCTATTCACCATTTACGGTCCTCAGATCTTAATGATGCTTTGTGTTAAGTCTCTTCCCATGGCGTATTCTTGCGGAGATGGCGCACAGGTACTTTACAAAACCGGAAGATTAATAGAACAGAATGGAGTGATAGACGGAGTCAACCGAAGGCTCATGGAAACGACACAGTTCGTGATCTCCGTCGCTCAAGAAAATGGACTTGGGCCTCAAGGAAAAGGGATCCGCACCGCCCAAAAAGTAAGATTAATGCATGCATCCATACGTTATTTTCTGAGTAAGGGGAAAGATTGGGATCCTGCTTGGGGACAACCGATCAACCAAGAAGATATGGCGGGTACTCTACAGTCTTTTTCCAGTTTAGTGATAGAAGGTCTCGGTCAGTCCTCTTTAAAACTCAGTCAGGAAGAAAAAGACGCATACATTCATTTATGGAGAGTAGTAGGATATTTTATCGGGGTAAAACCTGAACTTTGTCCGGAAGGATACGATACGGCACATTCTTTAGGCGAGTCGATATTTAATGACCAGCAAAAACCTTCGGATGCAGGCAAGATACTTGCAAAATCTTTGTTGGACTTTATGGAGTATATGCTCCCGGGAAATTTATTCGATAATCTTCCATTATTTTTTCTGCAAACATATATGGGACAAAAAACAAGCGAAGTGCTCGGTTTAGGATGGCCTCCTAGAAATCCTTTGGGTTATTTTATGGAAAGGATATTTAAGGATATAGACTCTCATGTGGATGATGATGAGGGCTTCGGAAAGTTAGTCGCTTATTTTGCTTCCAAACTTCTTTTTTCTATGGATCATTTTTATTACGGCGGAAAAAAAGCCAGGTTCTGGATCCCGCCTTCATTAAGAGAGAATTGGAGACTATAA